Proteins co-encoded in one Bacillus sp. FSL H8-0547 genomic window:
- a CDS encoding TlpA disulfide reductase family protein, whose protein sequence is MKRIIGLVLSLCFCLAFHQPALAKDPLAPEITLKDMRGQEHHLKPPYNQPVVLNFWASWCGPCKQEAPELVMLSKKYEGKVKIYAVNLTAQDSEEGAYMFAKDYGFTFPVLLDKTGAAASLFRVAAVPTTYFINRDGEIVNVLMGYGGEGLLEKRINYLLEH, encoded by the coding sequence TTGAAGAGAATAATCGGACTTGTACTGTCTTTATGTTTTTGCTTAGCATTCCACCAGCCTGCACTGGCAAAAGATCCGCTCGCTCCTGAAATCACACTAAAGGATATGCGCGGGCAGGAACACCATCTCAAACCTCCATATAATCAGCCCGTTGTCCTGAATTTCTGGGCTTCCTGGTGCGGTCCGTGCAAACAGGAAGCTCCCGAGCTAGTCATGCTTTCAAAGAAATATGAAGGAAAAGTGAAAATTTACGCCGTGAATCTAACAGCCCAGGATTCAGAAGAAGGAGCGTATATGTTTGCGAAAGATTATGGTTTCACGTTTCCTGTCCTGCTGGATAAAACGGGAGCAGCAGCCTCACTATTCAGGGTAGCGGCTGTGCCGACAACCTATTTTATCAACAGGGACGGAGAAATTGTTAACGTGCTGATGGGTTATGGGGGAGAAGGGCTTTTGGAGAAGAGGATAAACTACTTGCTGGAACACTGA
- a CDS encoding MurR/RpiR family transcriptional regulator, producing the protein MGQNCLGSIRSHYARLSEKEKKIADFILENPKEIIHSTINETADRLGVAEATVFRFCKRIDFKGYQAMKIALASEIMSPIQQIHEEITENDNEKAVAEKVFQSNIRTLENTLQILDFTSIEKAARILAGANRVDFYGTGGSAIIAMDAYHKFIRTGISAYAFIDSHFQLMSASQLTNNDAAVIISHSGTNKDTIKIMNTARKNGAKTIGITSFPKSPVGQNSDVALFTSSEETEYRSEALASRIGQLSLIDALYVNMMIQNKEKANRSLEKIRSAISETRV; encoded by the coding sequence ATGGGGCAAAATTGTTTAGGTAGCATCCGTTCTCATTATGCGAGGTTGAGTGAAAAAGAAAAAAAGATTGCTGATTTTATTTTGGAAAACCCCAAGGAAATTATTCATAGTACGATAAATGAAACAGCTGACCGGCTCGGTGTCGCAGAAGCGACCGTTTTCCGCTTTTGCAAGCGCATTGATTTTAAAGGCTACCAGGCGATGAAAATCGCTCTGGCTTCAGAGATTATGAGTCCGATCCAGCAGATACATGAGGAAATTACTGAAAACGATAATGAAAAGGCCGTCGCGGAAAAAGTATTTCAATCCAACATCCGCACCCTTGAAAACACCCTGCAGATTTTAGATTTTACATCTATTGAGAAAGCTGCCCGCATCCTTGCAGGCGCGAACCGCGTAGATTTTTACGGAACAGGAGGCTCTGCCATCATTGCGATGGATGCCTATCATAAATTTATCCGCACCGGCATTTCCGCCTATGCGTTTATTGATTCGCATTTTCAGCTGATGTCAGCCTCACAGCTCACGAATAATGATGCAGCAGTCATCATTTCCCATTCAGGGACCAATAAAGACACGATTAAAATCATGAATACGGCAAGAAAGAACGGAGCGAAAACCATCGGGATCACAAGCTTCCCAAAATCACCTGTCGGCCAGAATTCAGATGTTGCGCTGTTTACAAGCTCTGAAGAAACCGAATACAGGTCTGAAGCTCTGGCATCGAGAATCGGCCAGCTCAGTTTGATTGATGCGCTCTATGTGAATATGATGATCCAGAATAAAGAAAAGGCGAATCGGTCTCTTGAAAAAATCCGGAGTGCAATTTCTGAAACGAGAGTTTAG
- a CDS encoding carbohydrate ABC transporter permease yields MKKKLGAGRIIVYAILILYAITTLVPFLWALSSSFKTLQEIVSGTLSFIPKNFTLDNYKQIFIEQELFPRWMFNSVLIAVVGTALNLLFNSMAGYALARLSFPGKKALFIMILAVLMIPAQVTMIPNYLILKELGWLNSYQGMIVPAMINATFIFMMRQFFINFPKELEEAAEMDGLSRLGTFFKIVLPLARPALAAQAIFVFMGSWNDFMRPLIVMTDIEMFTLPLGLNTFKGQYVSYWNYIMAASMVFTLPVLLIYAFFNRYFIKGISFTGGK; encoded by the coding sequence ATGAAGAAAAAGCTTGGAGCCGGACGGATCATTGTCTATGCGATATTGATTCTCTATGCCATCACAACACTTGTGCCTTTCCTGTGGGCGCTGTCTTCGTCCTTTAAAACACTGCAGGAAATCGTAAGCGGCACATTGAGCTTTATTCCAAAAAACTTTACACTCGACAACTACAAACAAATCTTCATCGAGCAGGAGCTCTTTCCGAGATGGATGTTTAACAGCGTGCTGATTGCAGTGGTTGGAACGGCACTCAACCTCCTGTTCAACTCCATGGCAGGCTATGCGCTGGCAAGGCTCAGTTTCCCCGGAAAAAAAGCTCTGTTCATCATGATTCTTGCCGTCCTGATGATTCCGGCGCAGGTCACAATGATCCCGAACTATCTGATTTTAAAAGAGCTCGGCTGGCTCAATTCCTACCAGGGTATGATTGTTCCTGCGATGATCAACGCCACATTCATTTTCATGATGAGACAATTTTTCATCAACTTCCCGAAAGAACTTGAAGAAGCCGCAGAGATGGACGGACTCAGCAGACTCGGCACATTCTTTAAAATTGTGCTTCCGCTTGCAAGGCCAGCCCTTGCAGCACAGGCCATCTTCGTATTCATGGGCTCATGGAATGACTTCATGAGACCGCTGATCGTCATGACCGACATTGAAATGTTCACCCTGCCGCTCGGACTTAATACCTTTAAGGGGCAGTACGTCAGCTACTGGAACTATATTATGGCGGCATCCATGGTGTTCACGCTTCCGGTTCTGCTGATTTATGCGTTCTTTAACCGGTATTTTATTAAGGGAATATCGTTTACTGGAGGGAAATGA
- a CDS encoding MFS transporter, which yields MNEQKLWTRNFLSISISSFFLFLTFYYLLVTLPIYAIHDLNGKPAQAGLIVTIFLVAAIVVRPFAGKWIERHGKRKVLLSSLLIFLIGSLLYSSINSMNGLFALRFLHGIGFGMATTAAGAIVADIIPESRRGEGMGYYAMSMNLAMVIGPFLGLTAMDQWGTGIMFSICIFTAVFSLVSGLLMTLPKGTADGSKVVPAAGRTGIKGFFEPSAISIALVAGLFALVYASILSFVSVYAREIGLMQAASYFFVVYAVVMLLARPFTGKWFDRYGANFIIYPAILIFAAGMVLLSIADTSLGFLTAAGLIGLGWGTLFPSFQTIAIQSAEPKKRGLATATFLSIFDIGIGAGSFIVGVLTAKISFSSLYFASSFFILGCLAVYYMLHGRKDAALRAAVMAETEKQSA from the coding sequence ATGAATGAACAAAAACTATGGACCAGAAACTTCCTGTCCATTTCTATAAGCAGCTTTTTTCTCTTTTTGACGTTTTACTATCTGCTCGTAACCCTGCCCATTTATGCCATTCACGATTTAAACGGAAAACCGGCACAAGCAGGCCTGATAGTGACCATTTTTCTAGTTGCAGCCATTGTCGTCCGGCCATTTGCCGGGAAATGGATTGAACGGCACGGAAAAAGGAAAGTGCTCCTTTCCTCCCTTTTGATCTTTTTAATAGGATCCTTGCTTTATTCTTCTATAAACTCAATGAACGGGCTGTTTGCATTAAGATTCCTGCACGGAATTGGCTTCGGAATGGCCACGACGGCTGCAGGAGCGATTGTGGCAGATATCATTCCTGAATCAAGGCGCGGCGAAGGGATGGGCTATTACGCCATGTCGATGAATCTTGCGATGGTCATTGGACCGTTCCTTGGCCTGACTGCTATGGACCAATGGGGCACGGGCATTATGTTCAGCATCTGCATCTTTACAGCTGTTTTCTCCCTAGTGTCAGGATTACTTATGACTCTTCCAAAAGGTACTGCGGATGGAAGCAAAGTCGTTCCAGCTGCCGGCCGCACAGGAATAAAAGGATTCTTTGAGCCCTCAGCTATCTCAATTGCGCTGGTAGCCGGACTATTCGCTCTGGTGTATGCATCCATCCTTTCCTTTGTCTCTGTATACGCCAGGGAAATCGGCCTGATGCAGGCAGCAAGCTACTTTTTTGTTGTCTATGCCGTGGTCATGCTCCTTGCACGGCCTTTTACGGGAAAATGGTTTGACCGCTATGGGGCAAATTTCATTATCTACCCTGCCATCCTGATTTTTGCAGCAGGAATGGTGCTTTTGAGCATCGCTGATACATCACTCGGCTTCCTCACCGCTGCAGGCTTAATCGGCCTCGGATGGGGCACTCTGTTTCCAAGCTTCCAGACGATCGCCATCCAGTCCGCAGAGCCGAAAAAAAGAGGGCTTGCCACAGCAACCTTCCTGTCCATTTTTGATATCGGGATTGGTGCAGGTTCATTTATCGTCGGTGTGCTGACAGCCAAGATTTCGTTCAGCTCCTTGTATTTTGCCAGTTCGTTTTTTATTTTGGGATGCCTGGCTGTTTACTATATGCTGCATGGGAGAAAGGACGCTGCTTTGCGTGCAGCGGTGATGGCGGAGACGGAAAAGCAAAGTGCATGA
- a CDS encoding MarR family transcriptional regulator, which produces MTAEQNLFHAIQQLSRKLTNRLNETLQPFGLYSAQWTVLFTLKKSGTLTQTELCDYLSIEAPPMTRTIQRLVKQGYVQQVQGADKRMKHIKLTDKATQDYEKWESAVAEMEKDLLSGMPESTQEPLRMYIQQWLLHIRNTERK; this is translated from the coding sequence ATGACCGCCGAACAGAACCTTTTTCACGCCATTCAGCAGCTTTCGAGGAAGCTGACAAACCGTTTAAATGAAACGCTTCAGCCTTTTGGCCTATACAGCGCGCAATGGACCGTGCTATTCACCCTCAAAAAATCAGGCACTCTCACACAGACTGAGCTCTGTGATTACTTATCGATTGAAGCTCCTCCTATGACGCGCACTATCCAGCGCCTCGTGAAACAGGGCTACGTCCAGCAGGTTCAAGGAGCTGATAAACGGATGAAGCACATCAAACTCACTGACAAAGCGACCCAGGATTATGAAAAATGGGAATCAGCAGTAGCTGAAATGGAGAAGGACCTTCTTTCGGGCATGCCGGAAAGCACTCAGGAGCCTCTCAGGATGTATATTCAGCAGTGGCTTCTTCACATAAGAAATACAGAAAGGAAATGA
- a CDS encoding sugar ABC transporter permease, whose protein sequence is MKHLSKRTLREAGQGYFFMSPALFVLLLFIIGPIFYVIFMSFHKVQLLGTTSYDFVAFENFARILNDTRAQIALWNTFKYVVIVVPCQTILALILAATLNAGMKGQTFFRIVYFLPTLTSSAVLTLIFMWMYNKNGLINNVLDAIGLPTYNFLGDPNIALNAIMIMNIWSTAPFFMVIYLAALQDIPDSLYEAAELDGANTIQKFMKITVPQLRPVTSFVAIMGLIGTFQLFDQSYIFSGGSGGPDNSTLTVVLLVYQYAFKNLGTMGYAAALVLMLAIVILVATLIQRKFSKEESLY, encoded by the coding sequence ATGAAACACCTTTCAAAACGAACATTACGAGAAGCGGGACAGGGCTACTTCTTCATGTCGCCTGCACTATTTGTCCTGCTGCTGTTTATTATCGGACCGATCTTTTACGTTATTTTTATGTCATTCCACAAAGTTCAGCTGCTTGGAACAACAAGCTATGATTTTGTGGCCTTTGAAAACTTCGCGCGAATACTCAATGATACGAGGGCGCAAATTGCTCTTTGGAATACGTTCAAGTACGTTGTCATCGTTGTGCCGTGCCAGACCATCCTTGCTCTGATTCTGGCTGCAACGTTAAATGCCGGCATGAAAGGACAGACCTTTTTCAGGATTGTTTACTTCCTGCCTACACTGACTTCATCAGCCGTACTGACGCTGATTTTCATGTGGATGTACAATAAAAACGGGCTGATCAATAACGTGCTTGATGCGATTGGACTTCCGACGTATAACTTTCTCGGGGACCCGAATATTGCGCTGAACGCGATTATGATCATGAACATCTGGTCAACAGCTCCGTTTTTCATGGTTATTTACCTGGCAGCGCTGCAGGATATCCCGGACTCCTTATATGAAGCCGCTGAACTTGACGGGGCAAATACCATTCAGAAATTCATGAAGATCACTGTCCCGCAGCTGCGTCCGGTGACATCATTTGTCGCCATCATGGGATTGATCGGAACGTTTCAGCTGTTCGACCAGTCATATATTTTTTCAGGAGGATCAGGGGGACCTGACAACTCCACGCTGACGGTCGTTCTATTAGTCTATCAATATGCGTTCAAAAATCTTGGAACGATGGGATACGCAGCAGCACTTGTGCTCATGCTTGCCATCGTCATCCTTGTCGCTACACTGATACAGAGAAAATTTTCAAAAGAAGAGTCGCTATATTAA
- a CDS encoding ABC transporter substrate-binding protein, producing MKSRKWMAGLGIASMLMAGVLSGCSSDGASKEGADGEKTEVTLAGWGGNPTEEKLLKQTIADFEEKHPNIDVKLEVITEQYMDVIKTRLIGGEGPDVFYLDAFEAPALIETGVIEPLDEYVTDDFDVEDFEKPLLEAFIADEKTYGFPKDYSTLALFYNKKMLADAGVEVPQTWDEFRDAAKKLTKDGKYGFGVAPELARQFWLAESLGGDVVKDGKANFASAEVAEALKPIIDMHNVDKSAVEPKEVGATWGGEVFGQQKAAMVIEGNWAIPFLADTFPDVEYGTAELPSVNGEKSTMAYSVAYVMNAASEKKEASWELLSYLTGKEGMETWTSKGYALPTRKSVAEKLGFDKDELRGPLVAGAEYATVWSEGTSLPIVMNNFNNQFLSAFLGDRPLEEALKEAEKQANSEIDSK from the coding sequence ATGAAATCAAGAAAATGGATGGCGGGACTTGGAATTGCTTCAATGTTAATGGCAGGTGTTCTCTCAGGGTGCAGCTCAGACGGAGCTTCTAAGGAAGGGGCAGACGGAGAAAAGACAGAAGTGACACTTGCCGGTTGGGGAGGAAATCCGACGGAAGAAAAGCTTTTAAAGCAGACCATTGCAGACTTTGAAGAAAAGCATCCGAACATTGACGTGAAACTTGAGGTTATTACGGAGCAATACATGGATGTCATTAAAACCCGTCTTATTGGCGGAGAGGGTCCGGACGTGTTTTACCTGGATGCTTTTGAAGCTCCTGCGTTAATTGAAACGGGCGTGATTGAGCCCCTTGATGAGTATGTTACAGATGATTTTGACGTGGAAGATTTTGAAAAGCCTCTTTTAGAAGCATTTATTGCGGACGAAAAAACATACGGTTTTCCAAAAGATTACTCAACTCTAGCGTTATTTTACAACAAAAAAATGCTTGCTGATGCAGGTGTAGAAGTACCGCAGACGTGGGATGAATTCCGAGATGCTGCTAAAAAGCTGACAAAGGACGGGAAGTACGGCTTTGGGGTTGCACCTGAGCTTGCTCGCCAGTTCTGGCTTGCTGAATCCCTCGGGGGAGACGTCGTAAAGGACGGAAAGGCAAACTTCGCATCAGCTGAAGTGGCAGAAGCGTTAAAGCCGATTATTGATATGCACAATGTCGACAAGTCAGCGGTTGAACCTAAAGAAGTTGGCGCAACATGGGGCGGGGAAGTGTTCGGCCAGCAGAAAGCTGCGATGGTCATTGAAGGAAACTGGGCCATCCCGTTCCTTGCTGATACATTCCCGGATGTAGAATACGGAACAGCCGAGCTGCCTTCTGTAAATGGTGAAAAATCAACGATGGCCTACAGCGTTGCGTATGTCATGAATGCTGCTTCTGAAAAGAAAGAGGCTTCATGGGAACTGCTTTCTTACCTGACAGGAAAAGAAGGAATGGAAACGTGGACAAGTAAAGGCTACGCACTTCCAACACGCAAATCAGTTGCAGAAAAGCTTGGTTTTGATAAGGACGAACTTCGCGGACCGCTTGTAGCAGGAGCAGAATATGCAACTGTCTGGTCTGAAGGCACGTCGCTCCCGATTGTTATGAACAACTTCAATAATCAGTTTTTAAGTGCATTTCTGGGAGACCGTCCGCTTGAAGAGGCTTTAAAAGAAGCGGAAAAACAGGCAAACAGCGAGATTGATTCAAAATAA